One segment of Ipomoea triloba cultivar NCNSP0323 chromosome 12, ASM357664v1 DNA contains the following:
- the LOC115999407 gene encoding zinc finger BED domain-containing protein RICESLEEPER 2-like yields the protein MVVTTHFIDSEWKLHKKIIAFVPVTSHKGEYLAKALETCLLEWGLRNVFSVTVDNASSNDTAMGFLKKKIVSWGTSTVKAKYIYMRCIAHILNLVVQDGLKECDSSVKKVREVVRYVRNSPARLKKFRDLDDLLGIEQMSSLCLDVLTRWNSTYLMLQSALTYQKVFESCEESDSSFKSDLGDSVPNFMDWDYVGSLVELLKCFYDMTIRISRSLYVTANTFFSEISDLYCLLNGMVEAGGTVSLMGRNMKAKFEKYWGDIDKMNLMIFFANILDPRDKLEYMPTQINHMYGEVKGKPYYDKVLAGLNELFDDYSVPASSSVHASSVSAAVGSASSVSSVSSVSVGRPQHLLKSQIKKQRLEYGSKKIIELDIYLSEAIVEEDELDIYLSEAIVEEENLDIYLSEAIVEEENSFDYLSEAIVEEENSFDILRWWKINAERFPILSKLVRDVLAIPISTVASESAFSTSGRILDPFRSSLTPKIVEALVCTQDWLRLPNTPLCIEENLEELERFEKELVDGGSGRNFGPTLATIPVICWLESLIALVHFYVANGNDEASTYNLKRRIKLEEE from the exons ATGGTTGTGACTACCCATTTCATTGATTCAGAGTGGAAGCTgcataaaaaaatcatagcctTTGTCCCTGTTACCTCTCACAAAGGGGAATATCTTGCAAAAGCCCTAGAAACATGTTTGCTAGAGTGGGGGCTTAGGAATGTTTTTAGTGTTACTGTGGATAATGCCTCGTCTAATGACACTGCTATGGGGtttcttaagaaaaaaatagtgtCTTGGGGTACATCAACTGTGAAGGCTAAGTATATTTACATGAGATGCATTGCCCATATCCTTAACTTGGTTGTTCAAGATGGCTTGAAGGAGTGTGATAGTTCTGTGAAAAAAGTTAGGGAGGTTGTTAGATATGTTAGGAATTCACCTGCCAGGCTAAAGAAGTTCAGGGACTTGGATGATTTGTTAGGAATTGAGCAAATGTCTTCTTTGTGTCTAGATGTTCTAACCAGATGGAACTCTACTTATTTGATGTTACAATCTGCTTTGACTTATCAAAAAGTCTTTGAATCTTGTGAAGAGTCTGATAGTTCTTTCAAATCTGACTTGGGTGATTCTGTGCCTAATTTTATGGACTGGGATTATGTGGGCAGTTTGGTGGagttgttgaaatgtttttatgatatgacAATCAGAATTTCTAGATCTTTATATGTGACAGCTAACACATTTTTCAGTGAGATTTCTGATTTGTACTGTCTTTTAAATGGAATGGTGGAAGCTGGTGGGACAGTGAGCTTAATGGGGAGAAATATGAAAGCAAAATTTGAGAAGTATTGGGGTGATATAGACAAGATGaatcttatgattttctttgCAAACATTCTAGACCCCAGGGATAAATTAGAGTATATGCCTACTCAAATTAATCATATGTATGGTGAGGTGAAAGGTAAACCATACTATGATAAAGTGCTTGCTGGtttgaatgagttatttgatGATTATTCTGTTCCTGCTTCTTCTTCTGTTCATGCTTCTTCTGTGTCTGCTGCTGTTGGTAGTGCTTCTTCTGTGAGTTCTGTTAGTTCTGTGTCTGTTGGAAGGCCACAGCATTTACTCAAGtcccaaattaaaaaacaaagattgGAATATGGGAGTAAGAAAATAATTGAACTGGATATCTACTTGAGTGAGGCAATAGTTGAGGAGGATGAACTGGATATCTACTTGAGTGAGGCAATAGTTGAGGAGGAAAACTTGGATATCTACTTGAGTGAGGCAATAGTTGAGGAGGAAAACTCCTTTGATTACTTGAGTGAGGCAATAGTTGAGGAGGAAAACTCCTTTGATATTCTGAGATGGTGGAAGATAAATGCTGAGAGGTTTCCCATCCTTTCTAAGCTTGTTAGGGATGTCCTAGCTATTCCAATCTCAACTGTTGCCTCTGAGTCTGCCTTCAGTACATCTGGGAGAATATTGGATCCTTTTAGGAGTTCATTAACTCCAAAAATTGTGGAAGCTTTGGTGTGTACCCAGGATTGGCTTAGACTGCCCAATACTCCTCTATGTATTGAGGAAAATCTTGAAGAACTGGAGAGGTTTGAAAAAG AGTTAGTTGATGGTGGAAGTGGAAGGAATTTTGGTCCTACACTGGCTACAATTCCTGTAAT TTGCTGGCTTGAATCTTTGATTGCACTAGTCCACT TTTATGTGGCAAATGGCAATGATGAAGCTTCCACCTATAATCTGAAAAGAAGGATTAAGTTG GAAGAAGAGTAG
- the LOC115999408 gene encoding zinc finger BED domain-containing protein RICESLEEPER 2-like, which produces MDNISTSSSQPPNSSIVEPTVVEAQTVEANNQQNEQPPAAVSGKKRKEVDSRSRVWDHFVRIKDSNNITIQAKCVYCAKVYKCESKKHGTSSLIAHMLSCLKNPHSKDTRQSLLTFQAVNTSKSSETTMGEIGCWVFNQDLIRRTLVKMIIIDELPFRFVEGLGFRMFIVVACPRFIGFRMFIVVACPRFIGFRMFIVVACPRFIVPSRWTISSCPRFIVPSRWTISRDILVVYEEERLKLKAFLRETTFVPVTSHKGEYLAKALETCLLEWGLRNVFSVTVDNASSNDTAMGFLKKKIVSWGTSTVKAKYIHMRCIAHILNLVVQDGLKECDSSVKKVREVVRYVRNSPARLKKFRDLADLLGIEQRSSLCLAVPTRWNSTYLMLQSALTYQKVFESCEESDSSFKSDLGDSVPNFMDWESVSSLVELLKCFYDMTIRISGSLYVTANTFFSEISDLYCILNGMVEAGGAVSLMGRNMKAKFEKYWGDIDKMNLMIFFANILDPRDKLEYMPTQINHMYGEEKGKPYYDKVLAGLNELFDDYSVPATSSVSASSVSAAVGSASSVSSVSSVSVGRPQHLLKSQIKKQRLEYGSKKKTELDIYLSEAIVEEENSFDILRWWKINTERFHILSKLARDVLTIPISTLASESAFSTFGRVLDPFRSSLTPKIVEALVCTQDWLRLPNTPLCIEENLEELERFEKELVDAGSGRSFDPTLATIPFMWQMAMMKLPPII; this is translated from the exons ATGGATAATATCAGTACTTCTAGTAGTCAACCACCCAATTCTTCAATTGTGGAACCTACAGTGGTGGAAGCCCAAACTGTTGAGGCTAATAATCAACAGAATGAGCAACCTCCTGCTGCAGTTTCTgggaagaagaggaaagagGTTGATTCCAGATCCAGAGTATGGGATCATTTTGTGAGAATAAAAGACAGTAACAATATTACTATACAAGCAAAGTGTGTTTATTGTGCAAAAGTGTACAAGTGTGAGTCCAAGAAACATGGTACATCTTCCTTAATAGCCCATATGCTAAGCTGTTTGAAAAACCCTCACTCCAAGGATACTAGGCAGTCCCTTTTAACCTTTCAAGCAGTTAATACCTCTAAGTCATCTGAAACTACTATGGGAGAAATTGGGTGCTGGGTATTTAACCAAGACTTAATTAGGAGGACCTTGGTTAAAATGATAATCATAGATGAACTGCCTTTTAGATTTGTTGAGGGTTTAGGTTTCAGGATGTTCATTGTTGTTGCTTGCCCTAGGTTTATAGGTTTCAGGATGTTCATTGTTGTTGCTTGCCCTAGGTTTATAGGTTTCAGGATGTTCATTGTTGTTGCTTGCCCTAGGTTTATAGTTCCATCTAGATGGACTATAAGTAGTTGCCCTAGGTTTATAGTTCCATCTAGATGGACTATAAGTAGAGACATCCTAGTGGTCTATGAAGAGGAGAGACTGAAATTGAAGGCCTTTTTAAGGGAAACCA CCTTTGTCCCTGTTACCTCTCACAAAGGGGAGTATCTTGCAAAAGCCCTAGAAACATGTTTGCTGGAGTGGGGGCTTAGGAATGTTTTTAGTGTTACTGTGGATAATGCCTCGTCTAATGACACTGCTATGGGGtttcttaagaaaaaaatagtgtCTTGGGGTACATCAACTGTGAAGGCTAAGTATATTCACATGAGATGCATTGCCCATATCCTTAACTTGGTTGTTCAAGATGGCTTGAAGGAGTGTGATAGTTCTGTGAAAAAAGTTAGGGAGGTTGTTAGATATGTTAGGAATTCACCTGCCAGGCTAAAGAAGTTCAGGGACTTGGCTGATTTGTTAGGAATTGAGCAAAGGTCTTCTTTGTGTCTAGCTGTTCCAACCAGATGGAACTCTACATATTTGATGTTACAATCTGCTTTGACTTATCAGAAAGTCTTTGAATCTTGTGAAGAGTCTGATAGTTCTTTCAAATCTGACTTGGGTGATTCTGTGCCTAATTTTATGGACTGGGAGTCTGTGAGCAGTTTGGTGGagttgttgaaatgtttttatgatatgacAATCAGAATTTCTGGATCTTTATATGTGACAGCTAACACATTTTTCAGTGAGATTTCTGATttgtattgtattttaaatGGAATGGTGGAAGCTGGTGGGGCAGTGAGCTTAATGGGAAGAAATATGAAAGCAAAATTTGAGAAGTATTGGGGTGATATAGACAAGATGaatcttatgattttctttgCTAACATTCTAGACCCCAGGGATAAATTAGAGTATATGCCTACTCAAATTAATCATATGTATGGTGAGGAGAAAGGTAAACCATACTATGATAAAGTGCTTGCTGGtttgaatgagttatttgatGATTATTCTGTTCCTGCCACTTCTTCTGTTTCTGCTTCTTCTGTGTCTGCTGCTGTTGGTAGTGCTTCTTCTGTGAGTTCTGTCAGTTCTGTGTCTGTTGGAAGGCCACAGCATTTACTCAAGtcccaaattaaaaaacaaagattgGAATATGGGAGTAAGAAAAAAACTGAACTGGATATCTACTTGAGTGAGGCAATAGTTGAGGAGGAAAACTCCTTTGATATTCTGAGATGGTGGAAGATAAATACTGAGAGGTTTCACATCCTTTCTAAGCTTGCTAGGGATGTCCTAACTATTCCAATCTCAACTCTTGCCTCTGAGTCTGCCTTCAGTACATTTGGGAGAGTATTGGATCCTTTTAGGAGTTCATTAACTCCAAAAATTGTGGAAGCTTTGGTGTGTACCCAGGATTGGCTTAGACTGCCCAATACTCCTCTATGTATTGAGGAAAATCTTGAAGAACTGGAGAGGTTTGAAAAAG AGTTAGTTGATGCTGGAAGTGGAAGGAGTTTTGATCCTACACTGGCTACAATTCCT TTTATGTGGCAAATGGCAATGATGAAGCTTCCACCTATAATCTGA